From Mytilus galloprovincialis chromosome 9, xbMytGall1.hap1.1, whole genome shotgun sequence, the proteins below share one genomic window:
- the LOC143044253 gene encoding uncharacterized protein LOC143044253: MFFSIADEVSKLNPIAILYDETVATIHVVHLLECILDYTGRPQDSTVNIFNLAELESFRITPALQIIFLSTNVDKLETILIENNHSSVEIFSFTNLISRTNERPLRYVCPSLRLKLVNNEEVLQRHNLSKLICLIKQWLVTDTAVGMLQKIPIACGNSRTFCFDTKDKNDIKDTVRMLGVASKRNDLFGKHSSYIVVGGLTGLGQEIVKLICELGGGAVFIFGRRNPSDEQTAWMRTLMDTFICKIEFVETDITDILSLKKAFDKIKMKYSNQPIKGVFQGAAVLDDGTILNMTELKLDKVLRPKVLGTWNLHMVTKDMDLDYFVLHSSTASAFGNVGQLNYGAGNSFMDAVSFYRQSTGLSGQTINWGPLQLGLMKVKDGLEQFFESQGYNSLTRTDIRECFLYILMKNSTQVICGTIDWKTVNRQTADISIMSRVVPILRELRILDIFAEISQFTNTLMDTDDLLKLSTKKQIQETIRITSVIAADVFAVEMSILTPSTNLVSIGMDSMKGLEFVNSINKRIHVRLPVVSVIAESATIESISNLLLEHLQSVNSKPGQVPVQKLRELRNVLENFRTPLTDIEKSYVDPITDMKNADSFVDIQLCVEKNLHETNLLITCLEQIGKLHPFVLSEYYIDSGETYRILQNETMLKLLENIEAKHRELNLEFYRQPRNLDLLSGEKFDFKILIDHDLGLNNTRTNNMKKTEKLMETRLLFASMSVREDDTQLLNLRFRRFYFDFRSIEIFVNDLFAILSNDVLKESNKLQQNKYSKTDVIERMLCSTDTKMEYWRSKLGNNYQPMCLPNFDQAKSSDQTMIIRRLEIKGKIIEHITKWTLIHNSSIKDLFLTAYQLLLHFMSTSETPSVVTNVDLREEDGSKQYEGPLETLIPIIANVDKKDKSVQEFVLENLKEIKLVTSKFLISHSVIESLSKDRGSLISVFKHAVLCDKDISQELTSSKLGIRPVQVVSVDSRFSTSIHVITDCTQSRNWLELQCHPRFADEVTAAAILDNLLDVAYTIVMDQSISLQQLHEMFIIKIKTDDKFKNVHFGTEKAQLHENNVHRIRRTFESEEIHDDSC; this comes from the exons atgtttttCTCAATTGCAGATGAAGTATCAAAACTAAATCCAATAGCCATATTATATGATGAGACTGTAGCCACCATTCATGTTGTTCATCTTCTAGAGTGCATCCTTGATTACACAGGTAGACCCCAGGATTCCACTGTGAACATTTTCAACTTAGCAGAACTCGAGTCTTTTAGGATTACACCAGCTTTGCAAATTATCTTTTTGTCAACAAATGTTGACAAATTGGAAACAATATTGATTGAAAATAACCATTCATcagttgaaatattttctttcacAAATCTCATAAGCAGAACAAATGAAAGACCACTACGCTATGTTTGTCCATCTTTAAGGCTAAAGCTCGTCAACAACGAGGAAGTTTTACAAAGACACAATTTGTCTAAATTAATCTGTCTAATTAAACAATGGTTAGTCACAGATACTGCAGTTGGTATGCTGCAAAAGATTCCAATAGCATGTGGGAATAGTAGAACATTTTGTTTCGATACCAAAGACAAAAACGACATTAAAGACACTGTTCGAATGCTTGGTGTTGCATCAAAACGAAATGATCTATTTGGTAAACATTCGTCGTACATTGTCGTAGGGGGTTTAACCGGTCTCGGACAAGAGATTGTGAAATTAATTTGCGAACTAGGCGGTGGTGCTGTATTTATATTTGGACGTAGAAATCCTAGTGATGAACAAACTGCATGGATGCGGACACTAATGGATACATTTATCTGCAAGATTGAATTTGTAGAAACTGACATAACAGATATCTTATCTTTGAAGAAAGCTTTTGACAAGATTAAGATGAAGTATTCAAATCAACCTATAAAAGGGGTCTTTCAAGGAGCTGCAGTTCTTGACGATGGCACTATTTTGAATATGACAGAATTGAAGCTTGATAAAGTTCTACGACCAAAAGTGTTAGGTACATGGAATCTACACATGGTAACAAAAGACATGGATTTAGATTATTTTGTACTGCATTCGTCAACAGCATCTGCATTTGGGAATGTTGGGCAACTCAATTATGGAGCAGGGAATTCATTTATGGATGCTGTTTCCTTTTACAGACAGAGCACAGGGCTTTCGGGGCAAACTATAAATTGGGGTCCACTTCAGCTTGGACTTATGAAAGTTAAGGATGGTCTTGAACAATTTTTTGAATCCCAAGGCTACAATTCATTAACAAGGACTGACATAAGAGaatgttttttatatatactaaTGAAAAACTCAACACAAGTAATATGTGGAACCATTGACTGGAAAACTGTGAATCGACAAACGGCAGACATATCAATTATGTCCAGAGTAGTCCCTATTTTAAGAGAGCTCCGAATATTAGATATTTTTGCAGAAATTTCCCAGTTTACAAATACTTTGATGGATACGGATGATTTATTGAAATTGTCAACAAAAAAGCAAATTCAAGAAACAATCAGGATAACTTCGGTTATAGCAGCAGATGTTTTTGCTGTTGAAATGTCCATCTTGACGCCAAGTACAAATCTAGTTTCCATTGGAATGGATTCAATGAAAGGGTTGGAATTTGTTAACTCTATCAACAAACGTATTCATGTACGACTCCCTGTTGTTTCTGTTATCGCTGAATCTGCAACTATAGAGTCCATTTCAAATTTGTTACTTGAACATCTGCAATCTGTAAACAGTAAACCTGGACAAGTTCCTGTACAGAAATTACGTGAATTGCGAAATGTACTTGAAAATTTTAGGACACCTTTGACAGATATCGAAAAAAGCTATGTAGATCCAATTACAGATATGAAAAATGCAGACAGTTTTGTTGATATACAATTGTGTGTGGAAAAGAATTTACATGAGACAAATCTCCTGATAACGTGCCTAGAACAAATCGGAAAGCTGCATCCATTCGTGTTATCCGAATACTATATAGATAGTGGAGAAACATATCGAATCCTGCAAAACGAGACAATGTTGAAATTGTTAGAAAATATTGAAGCTAAGCATCGCGAGCTGAATTTAGAATTCTACCGCCAACCACGCAACCTTGACCTTTTATCAGGTGAAAAGTTTGATTTTAAGATTCTTATAGACCATGATCTGGGACTCAATAACACTAGAACTAACAACATGAAGAAAACCGAAAAGCTGATGGAAACAAGACTCCTTTTTGCCTCCATGTCAGTACGAGAGGACGACACACAACTTTTGAATTTGCGCTTTCGTCGGTTTTACTTTGACTTCAGAAGTATTGAAATATTTGTGAATGATTTGTTTGCCATTTTAAGCAATGATGTGTTGAAAGAAAGCAATAAGCTACAGCAAAACAAATACTCAAAAACCGATGTTATTGAAAGAATGCTTTGTAGCACAGACACCAAAATGGAATATTGGAGATCAAAACTTGGCAACAACTATCAACCCATGTGTCTGCCTAATTTTGACCAGGCAAAGTCATCCGACCAGACCATGATTATCAGAAGACttgaaataaaaggtaaaataattgaacacaTAACCAAATGGACATTGATTCACAATTCGTCGATTAAAGACCTATTTCTTACAGCATACCAGTTACTGTTACATTTTATGTCAACGTCAGAAACTCCTTCTGTCGTTACAAATGTGGATCTACGAGAGGAGGATGGTAGCAAACAGTATGAAGGACCACTTGAAACTTTGATTCCAATCATCGCAAATGTTGATAAGAAAGACAAATCAGTACAAGAATTTGTTCTTGAAAATTTAAAGGAAATCAAACTAGTAACTTCTAAATTCTTGATATCTCACAGTGTTATTGAGTCCTTATCAAAAGACAGAGGATCTCTCATATCAGTATTTAAGCATGCTGTCCTTTGTGACAAAGATATAAGTCAAGAACTAACATCTTCAAAACTTGGAATACGTCCAGTTCAAGTAGTCTCTGTGGATTCACGATTTAGCACCTCAATTCATGTCATTACTGACTGCACACAGAGTAGAAACTGGTTGGAACTCCAATGTCATCCAAGATTTGCAGATGAAGTGACAGCCGCAGCCATCTTAGATAACCTTTTAGATGTGGCATATACAATTGTAATGGACCAGAGCATATCCCTGCAACAACTCCATGAGATGTTTatcattaaaatcaaaactgACGATAAATTCAAGAATGTACATTTCGGAACAGAAAAGGCACAGCTCCATGAAAACAATGTACACAGGATTCGAAGGACATTTGAATCTGaag AAATTCATGATGACAGTTGCTGA
- the LOC143044248 gene encoding putative flavin-containing monoamine oxidase A isoform X2: MTVDVDVLIVGGGISGLTAAYTISKRDPSLTCVVLEAKDRVGGRTFSVPLKTGTGTDIFDLGGQWVGTSQVDVMDLLKELGIDTYSQYIQGRKFMQVDGHKISSYTSSIPSLSFFSLIDLDRSIKKMDKMAKLVNILDPYKSPQAKKWDAMTVETFVSQNVWTQAAKDCLVSATRCMMGVELSQISVLYFLSYVNAAGSLQKLIEATENCGQEFKIKGGAQQISKQLVSKLAKDTVKLSHPVLSIEQTKDCVIVKTLNGTEFKCKSVIMATPPNMTNKINFKPTLPAPKKEIMNRMPVGLLNKVIITYEKSFWREAGCSGEIVTIGGPSTAEGCDEGPLCIVYDATSSNNNAALVAFIGGKQAVQWQLQLEADRQSAVLKSLSSFFGDDVWNYKDYREQDWGLEPYSEGSPVCCAAPGAMPYFVSGLRHSFDRIYFAGTESATRWCGFMNGAVQAGKRAAFEVIYRFHPQAITREEMNFEQIPSS; encoded by the exons ATGACAGTCGATGTAGATGTTTTGATTGTTGGAGGTGGAATTTCGGGTTTGACAGCTGCATATACTATTTCTAAAAGAGACCCAAGTTTGACATGTGTTGTGTTAGAAGCTAAAG ATCGAGTTGGCGGCAGAACTTTTTCTGTTCCCCTAAAGACTGGTACAGGTACAGATATATTTGACCTTGGAGGACAATGGGTTGGCAC ttcTCAAGTAGATGTAATGGACCTACTGAAAGAATTAGGTATAGATACCTACAGTCAGTATATACAAGGAAGAAAGTTTATGCAGGTTGACGGACATAAAATATCCAGTTATACATCTTCTATACCCTCACTGTCTTTCTTCTCACTGATTGATTTAGATAGGTCAATTAAGAAG ATGGACAAAATGGCCAAACTTGTAAATATTCTGGATCCTTATAAAAGTCCACAGGCTAAAAAATGGGATGCTATGACAGTAGAAACTTTTGTCAGTCAGAATGTGTGGACCCAAG cTGCAAAAGACTGCCTTGTGTCTGCGACTAGGTGCATGATGGGTGTTGAATTGTCACAGATTTCAGTCTTGTATTTTTTATCATATGTAAATGCAGCTGGTTCTTTACAAAAACTGATTGAAGCTACTGAAAATTGTGGTCAGGAATTCAAAATTAAG ggAGGAGCACAACAGATATCTAAACAACTAGTCAGTAAACTTGCCAAAGATACCGTTAAACTTAGTCATCCAGTACTAAGTATTGAACAA acCAAAGATTGTGTTATTGTTAAAACTCTTAATGGAACTGAATTTAAATGTAAATCTGTGATAATGGCCACACCACCAAATATGACAA ATAAAATAAATTTCAAGCCTACTCTTCCAGCACCCAAAAAGGAAATAATGAACAGAATGCCAGTGGGTTTATTAAATAAAGTCATTATTACTTATGAAAAA TCCTTTTGGAGAGAAGCTGGATGTTCTGGTGAGATTGTAACTATTGGTGGACCATCCACTGCTGAGGGCTGTGATGAAGGACCATTGTGTATCGTATATGATGCTACATCATCAAATAACAATGCTGCTTTAGTGGCATTTATTGGTGGCAAACAAGCCGTTCAGTGGCAACTGCAATTG GAAGCAGACAGACAGTCAGCTGTTTTAAAAAGCTTGTCTTCATTTTTTGGTGATGATGTATGGAACTATAAAGATTACAGGGAACAAGATTGGGGACTGGAGCCCTACAGTGAAGGTAGTCCTGTATGTTGTGCAGCACCTGGTGCTATGCCATACTTCGTTAGTGGATTACGTCATTCTTTTGACAG aatatattttgCTGGAACAGAATCTGCCACTAGGTGGTGTGGATTTATGAATGGAGCAGTGCAAGCTGGGAAAAGGGCGGCATTTGAAGTTATTTATAGATTCCATCCTCAAGCAATAACAAGGGAGGAG atgaatttcgAACAGATTCCCTCAAGCTAG
- the LOC143044248 gene encoding putative flavin-containing monoamine oxidase A isoform X1: protein MTVDVDVLIVGGGISGLTAAYTISKRDPSLTCVVLEAKDRVGGRTFSVPLKTGTGTDIFDLGGQWVGTSQVDVMDLLKELGIDTYSQYIQGRKFMQVDGHKISSYTSSIPSLSFFSLIDLDRSIKKMDKMAKLVNILDPYKSPQAKKWDAMTVETFVSQNVWTQAAKDCLVSATRCMMGVELSQISVLYFLSYVNAAGSLQKLIEATENCGQEFKIKGGAQQISKQLVSKLAKDTVKLSHPVLSIEQTKDCVIVKTLNGTEFKCKSVIMATPPNMTNKINFKPTLPAPKKEIMNRMPVGLLNKVIITYEKSFWREAGCSGEIVTIGGPSTAEGCDEGPLCIVYDATSSNNNAALVAFIGGKQAVQWQLQLEADRQSAVLKSLSSFFGDDVWNYKDYREQDWGLEPYSEGSPVCCAAPGAMPYFVSGLRHSFDRIYFAGTESATRWCGFMNGAVQAGKRAAFEVIYRFHPQAITREEVNEAFVISRTDLKLKQKSSHLQFYVFGIGTVIGAGLLFTIYFRRKS, encoded by the exons ATGACAGTCGATGTAGATGTTTTGATTGTTGGAGGTGGAATTTCGGGTTTGACAGCTGCATATACTATTTCTAAAAGAGACCCAAGTTTGACATGTGTTGTGTTAGAAGCTAAAG ATCGAGTTGGCGGCAGAACTTTTTCTGTTCCCCTAAAGACTGGTACAGGTACAGATATATTTGACCTTGGAGGACAATGGGTTGGCAC ttcTCAAGTAGATGTAATGGACCTACTGAAAGAATTAGGTATAGATACCTACAGTCAGTATATACAAGGAAGAAAGTTTATGCAGGTTGACGGACATAAAATATCCAGTTATACATCTTCTATACCCTCACTGTCTTTCTTCTCACTGATTGATTTAGATAGGTCAATTAAGAAG ATGGACAAAATGGCCAAACTTGTAAATATTCTGGATCCTTATAAAAGTCCACAGGCTAAAAAATGGGATGCTATGACAGTAGAAACTTTTGTCAGTCAGAATGTGTGGACCCAAG cTGCAAAAGACTGCCTTGTGTCTGCGACTAGGTGCATGATGGGTGTTGAATTGTCACAGATTTCAGTCTTGTATTTTTTATCATATGTAAATGCAGCTGGTTCTTTACAAAAACTGATTGAAGCTACTGAAAATTGTGGTCAGGAATTCAAAATTAAG ggAGGAGCACAACAGATATCTAAACAACTAGTCAGTAAACTTGCCAAAGATACCGTTAAACTTAGTCATCCAGTACTAAGTATTGAACAA acCAAAGATTGTGTTATTGTTAAAACTCTTAATGGAACTGAATTTAAATGTAAATCTGTGATAATGGCCACACCACCAAATATGACAA ATAAAATAAATTTCAAGCCTACTCTTCCAGCACCCAAAAAGGAAATAATGAACAGAATGCCAGTGGGTTTATTAAATAAAGTCATTATTACTTATGAAAAA TCCTTTTGGAGAGAAGCTGGATGTTCTGGTGAGATTGTAACTATTGGTGGACCATCCACTGCTGAGGGCTGTGATGAAGGACCATTGTGTATCGTATATGATGCTACATCATCAAATAACAATGCTGCTTTAGTGGCATTTATTGGTGGCAAACAAGCCGTTCAGTGGCAACTGCAATTG GAAGCAGACAGACAGTCAGCTGTTTTAAAAAGCTTGTCTTCATTTTTTGGTGATGATGTATGGAACTATAAAGATTACAGGGAACAAGATTGGGGACTGGAGCCCTACAGTGAAGGTAGTCCTGTATGTTGTGCAGCACCTGGTGCTATGCCATACTTCGTTAGTGGATTACGTCATTCTTTTGACAG aatatattttgCTGGAACAGAATCTGCCACTAGGTGGTGTGGATTTATGAATGGAGCAGTGCAAGCTGGGAAAAGGGCGGCATTTGAAGTTATTTATAGATTCCATCCTCAAGCAATAACAAGGGAGGAGGTGAATGAAGCTTTTGTTATTTCTAGGACGGAtcttaaattaaaacagaaatcaTCTCACTTACAATTTTATGTATTTGGTATTGGAACTGTTATAGGAGCAGGTTTATTATTTACTATCTACTTTCGACGAAAATCGTGA